From Pagrus major chromosome 9, Pma_NU_1.0, the proteins below share one genomic window:
- the c9h2orf88 gene encoding small membrane A-kinase anchor protein, producing the protein MGCVKSKKSDPTGQNANSTEKMEGKAKGARGEKAYLVQSETGSPENSPQVNPVLLEYAQKLSEEIVVRAVQQWVEVDRRYSDIPYIECDVP; encoded by the coding sequence ATGGGGTGCGTTAAATCCAAGAAGAGCGACCCTACAGGCCAAAATGCGAACTCTACGGAGAAGATGGAAGGCAAAGCCAAGGGAGCGAGAGGCGAGAAAGCCTACTTGGTTCAGTCAGAGACGGGCTCGCCGGAGAACTCCCCGCAGGTCAACCCGGTGCTGCTGGAGTATGCCCAGAAGCTCTCTGAGGAGATCGTGGTCCGGGCCGTGCAGCAGTGGGTGGAGGTAGACCGCCGCTACAGCGACATCCCCTACATCGAATGTGACGTGCCATGA
- the mstnb gene encoding growth/differentiation factor 8: MHPSQIVLYLSLLIVLGPVVLSDQETQQQQQQQQQQPSATSPEDTEQCATCEVRQQIKTMRLNAIKSQILSKLRMKEAPNISRDIVKQLLPKAPPLQQLLDQYDVLGDDNRDVVMEEDDEHAITETIMMMATEPESVVQVDGEPRCCFFSFTQKIQANRIVRAQLWVHLRASDEATTVFLQISRLMPVTDGNGHIHIRSLKIDVNAGVGSWQSIDVKQVLSVWLRQPETNWGIQINAFDSRGNDLAVTSAEPGEDGLQPFMEVKISEGPKRVRRDSGLDCDENSPESRCCRYPLTVDFEDFGWDWIIAPKRYKANYCSGECEYMHLQKYPHTHLVNKANPRGSAGPCCTPTKMSPINMLYFNRKEQIIYGKIPSMVVDRCGCS, translated from the exons ATGCATCCGTCTCAGATTGTGCTCTATCTTAGCTTGCTGATTGTTTTGGGTCCAGTAGTTTTGAGCGACCAAGAGacgcaacagcagcagcagcaacagcagcagcaacccTCCGCCACCAGCCCAGAGGACACGGAGCAGTGCGCAACCTGCGAAGTCCGGCAGCAGATTAAAACCATGCGATTAAACGCCATAAAGTCTCAGATTCTGAGCAAACTGCGAATGAAGGAGGCTCCAAATATCAGCCGGGACATCGTGAAGCAGCTCCTGCCCAAAGCGCCGCCGCTGCAGCAGCTTCTCGACCAGTACGACGTGCTGGGAGACGACAACAGGGATGTGGTTATGGAGGAGGACGATGAGCACGCCATCACGGAGACGATTATGATGATGGCCACTGAAC ccgAGTCAGTCGTCCAGGTGGATGGGGAGCCGAGGTGCTGCTTTTTCTCCTTCACTCAAAAGATTCAAGCCAATCGAATCGTGCGGGCGCAGCTCTGGGTGCATTTGCGCGCGTCGGACGAGGCGACCACGGTGTTCCTGCAGATCTCCCGCCTGATGCCGGTCACAGACGGGAACGGGCACATACACATCCGCTCCCTGAAGATCGACGTGAACGCCGGGGTCGGCTCTTGGCAAAGTATAGACGTCAAACAAGTGTTGAGCGTGTGGCTGCGGCAGCCGGAGACCAACTGGGGCATCCAGATTAACGCCTTCGATTCGAGGGGGAATGACTTGGCCGTGACCTCCGCAGAGCCTGGAGAGGACGGACTG CAACCGTTCATGGAGGTGAAGATCTCAGAGGGGCCCAAGCGTGTCCGGAGAGACTCGGGCCTGGACTGTGACGAGAACTCTCCAGAGTCCCGGTGCTGCCGCTACCCGCTCACGGTGGACTTCGAAGACTTTGGCTGGGACTGGATTATTGCCCCAAAGCGCTACAAGGCCAACTATTGCTCCGGGGAGTGCGAGTACATGCACTTGCAGAAGTACCCGCACACCCACCTGGTGAACAAAGCCAACCCCAGAGGGTCCGCGGGCCCCTGCTGTACCCCCACCAAGATGTCGCCCATCAACATGCTCTACTTTAACCGAAAGGAGCAGATCATCTACGGCAAGATCCCCTCCATGGTGGTAGACCGTTGTGGATGCTCTTGA